CTGAACGAACTTAAGTTTGAACTGATCATTGTTCTTTTCACAAACCTTCAAAATACAACCAGATATAGCTGATTGTAATAAAAGCTTAAATTCTATATCTTTTGATTCGAACATCTTGATATGTTCTTGTAGATAAAAAGGATTAAGATTTATATCCTTAGCTTCTCCTTGGAATTCGCTGATATCAAATTCAGAACTATAAGAAGCAATATCAAAAGAATTAGTGCTTATCTTTAAAGTATTCTTTAAGATCTCGAAATTAGCATCAGCGTTGTTCTTTCCTTGATCTGAAAGTGATAAAACTCCTGTTAACGATTGAAGGTTGTTGCTGATTAGATCTTTGTCTACAACAAAGCTACTAACAACTTGGTTAGCGTTTAGAATCTTCTTAAATTCAGGAAATGGTTCGTTTTCAACTCTTAAGTATAAAACGAACTTATTGTTTGTTAGCACAACTTTATCACTCTTCTTACTGATCTTCAATAATAGTTGGTCTTTGTCTTTTAAGAATGCAGCAACGTAAGAAAGCGAAAGAGCGTTGACTGAAAAATTGAATTTAGCTTTAAGAGCATCTTCAGTGTCATTCACTTGATAATAACAACTAGATAACTTAATTGCGTCAGACCCAGTGATTCAAAGATTCATATCATCTGGATCTTTTTGAAAATTGATAGCCGAACTAATAGAGCTTTTTGTAGTTTGGAACGAAGTTGAGTGGATAACCTTTTTGATGCTTTTAGCGAACAGAAAGCTATCTACATCAATAACACTGAAATTAGAATCATCGATTTCGATTTCAGGATAAGAAACAT
The Mycoplasma tullyi genome window above contains:
- a CDS encoding DNA polymerase III subunit beta, whose protein sequence is MKFFTSKSSFLEAIKFSSNFSSDNNFEKVLKNLYIKIDNKECKIYSSNGQVSSIYKIEDDIDVEEEGEVIVNAKKLITIIQSIVSDNFTLAKLDNQLIIKAGKMQTSLNLEEDVSYPEIEIDDSNFSVIDVDSFLFAKSIKKVIHSTSFQTTKSSISSAINFQKDPDDMNLWITGSDAIKLSSCYYQVNDTEDALKAKFNFSVNALSLSYVAAFLKDKDQLLLKISKKSDKVVLTNNKFVLYLRVENEPFPEFKKILNANQVVSSFVVDKDLISNNLQSLTGVLSLSDQGKNNADANFEILKNTLKISTNSFDIASYSSEFDISEFQGEAKDINLNPFYLQEHIKMFESKDIEFKLLLQSAISGCILKVCEKNNDQFKLKFVQILAPSSTN